From one Dermacentor andersoni chromosome 1, qqDerAnde1_hic_scaffold, whole genome shotgun sequence genomic stretch:
- the qm gene encoding terpene synthase isoform X4, with product MDKNEQSMSSEEMERAILQPYYYIVRIPGKQIRTKLAEAFNYWLKISPEKCQAVTEIVQMLHNSSLLIDDIEDSSLLRRGVPVAHHIFGVASTINSANYVYFLSLEKCLQLGDPRATTVFTEQCLELHRGQGMEIYWRDNYICPSEDDYITMVKRKTGGLFGLAVRLMQLFSENKSDFSELIGTLGLYFQIRDDYANLVLKEYTDNKSFAEDLTEGKFSFPIIHAIQKHPEDPRMMTIAQGGRIRQKRMTKNGTRRRKKDLAVQNALNVCKSRYIQRT from the exons ATGGACAAGAACGAGCAATCTATGAGTAGCGAGGAAATGGAAAGA GCGATACTTCAACCCTATTATTACATTGTCAGAATTCCTGGAAAGCAAATAAGAACCAAACTGGCAGAG GCCTTCAATTATTGGCTGAAAATATCCCCTGAAAAATGTCAAGCTGTAACAGAGATTGTTCAAATGCTCCACAATTCTAGTCTTTT GATTGATGACATTGAGGATAGCTCCTTGCTTCGAAGAGGTGTGCCTGTCGCTCATCACATCTTTGGAGTGGCCAGCACCATAAACTCTGCTAACTATGTTTACTTCCTCAGCCTTGAGAAGTGTCTACAGCTAGGTGATCCCCGGGCCACCACTGTTTTCACTG AACAGTGCCTGGAGCTTCACCGCGGTCAAGGCATGGAGATATACTGGAGGGATAATTACATCTGCCCTTCAGAGGATGACTATATCACAATGGTTAAACGAA AAACTGGAGGCCTTTTTGGACTAGCTGTACGGCTTATGCAACTGTTCAGTGAAAACAAGAG TGATTTCAGCGAATTGATTGGGACCTTGGGGCTGTACTTCCAGATAAGGGATGATTATGCCAACCTGGTCCTAAAAGAG TATACAGATAACAAGAGCTTTGCAGAGGATCTCACAGAAGGGAAATTTTCGTTTCCCATTATTCATGCTATCCAGAAGCACCCAGAAGACCCTCGAATGATGA CGATAGCACAAGGTGGCAGAATCAGACAGAAGAGAATGACCAAAAATGGAACAAGGAGGAGGAAAAAGGACTTGGCAGTCCAAAATGCACTAAATGTCTGCAAGTCACGATACATTCAGAGG
- the qm gene encoding terpene synthase isoform X3, producing MDKNEQSMSSEEMERAILQPYYYIVRIPGKQIRTKLAEAFNYWLKISPEKCQAVTEIVQMLHNSSLLIDDIEDSSLLRRGVPVAHHIFGVASTINSANYVYFLSLEKCLQLGDPRATTVFTEQCLELHRGQGMEIYWRDNYICPSEDDYITMVKRKTGGLFGLAVRLMQLFSENKSDFSELIGTLGLYFQIRDDYANLVLKEYTDNKSFAEDLTEGKFSFPIIHAIQKHPEDPRMMTIAQGGRIRQKRMTKNGTRRRKKDLAVQNALNVCKSRYIQRTD from the exons ATGGACAAGAACGAGCAATCTATGAGTAGCGAGGAAATGGAAAGA GCGATACTTCAACCCTATTATTACATTGTCAGAATTCCTGGAAAGCAAATAAGAACCAAACTGGCAGAG GCCTTCAATTATTGGCTGAAAATATCCCCTGAAAAATGTCAAGCTGTAACAGAGATTGTTCAAATGCTCCACAATTCTAGTCTTTT GATTGATGACATTGAGGATAGCTCCTTGCTTCGAAGAGGTGTGCCTGTCGCTCATCACATCTTTGGAGTGGCCAGCACCATAAACTCTGCTAACTATGTTTACTTCCTCAGCCTTGAGAAGTGTCTACAGCTAGGTGATCCCCGGGCCACCACTGTTTTCACTG AACAGTGCCTGGAGCTTCACCGCGGTCAAGGCATGGAGATATACTGGAGGGATAATTACATCTGCCCTTCAGAGGATGACTATATCACAATGGTTAAACGAA AAACTGGAGGCCTTTTTGGACTAGCTGTACGGCTTATGCAACTGTTCAGTGAAAACAAGAG TGATTTCAGCGAATTGATTGGGACCTTGGGGCTGTACTTCCAGATAAGGGATGATTATGCCAACCTGGTCCTAAAAGAG TATACAGATAACAAGAGCTTTGCAGAGGATCTCACAGAAGGGAAATTTTCGTTTCCCATTATTCATGCTATCCAGAAGCACCCAGAAGACCCTCGAATGATGA CGATAGCACAAGGTGGCAGAATCAGACAGAAGAGAATGACCAAAAATGGAACAAGGAGGAGGAAAAAGGACTTGGCAGTCCAAAATGCACTAAATGTCTGCAAGTCACGATACATTCAGAGG